CCCTAAGTGGTAAAGAAACAGCATCACTGCTGCAGTTTAAGTGTCAGGAGAGCTGAATATCACACCAACCTTGCAGTGCTGGGCTTAGTCCTTTGGAACTATTCTGGGAACAGCCTCAAATCTATTGGCAAATGCTCATTGTCACTACTTGGCTACCAAGGTCCCTCCCATCAATGGGCACTGTCAGCAACACTAAGTGCAGTTAATTATGATGGCACCGTGGGCACCAAATCCATACTACTGCAATCCACCTGTAAGAGGTTCTGTGGCAGGACCCTGCACTGTTGCAACCATAGCAAGGCCCAAGGGAGACCACCAAAGAGAACTCATGCAATACAATTTGGGCTAGAAATGCCCACGTCACAAAGGAGCAGCACTTAACTGCCTCCAACGATGAATGCCATTCAGTAAACTAACAGCTAAACATTCAGTTATGAGAGAACTGCACAGGCTACCTACTCAATCCAGAATTCAACCTAGCCCCTATCTACATTATCCCAATGTAAAACCAATTGTTTGCACGAGAACAAAAAGCAACACACGTGAATCCATAAACAATTTAATAAATGAattaactccctccctcccccaaaaaactgatcAATAACATGAAAAACAATGCATAAATAGGTACATAGCTGCCAAGCTGTACACTCCAGCTTGATGTACAAAATATCAATGCAATTTACTTGGTGTAAGACTGCATCAATTCCTCCTGAGTTACCAACGGAATGACACAATATTAGGAAGCATTTTTCCCCAGTACATTCCTTTCAGTTGACTAGTACAAAATGCTCTAGGAAATAGTCTAATAGAAAACCCAAGTATAATACAAAACAAAAACTTAACTCAAGTGCTTGAGGAGCAGTGGGCATATCCCACTTGCGCCTCATGCGAATGACAAGTGGACACGGATCTGTTCCAATTTAGCTAGTTTAGATTTATTTTTTTCAGATAACAGTAAGGGCTCCCCTCCCAGTTTAACCACCCACCCCACCCTATTAAACTTTAGAAAATTGAATAAAAACAGTGAATACCACATATTCCATTTGCACATTTTCACTCCTTAAAAGTCCGTATCCTGACAATCCCATCTGTAAAATCCTGCAATATTAAAAAAGGTCCTGCTGTCCAATGCTGATGGAACGAGCATGCTCCATTAAGCTCTTTCTCCACGTATCCTACGGGCCAGTTGAATATCTTTTGGCATGATGGTTACTCGCTTGGCATGGATGGCGCACAGGTTTGTATCTTCAAAGAGACCGACCAGGTATGCCTCACTCGCTTCCTGTTAAACAAGGTCACACATTTCAAAACAGCAATGAGCTTCAAATTTAACTTAGCGTGGCAAAATAAATCTTAGCCTGTGTTGAGTTTTTTTTGCATTCTTATAGTGATAGATTCAGCATGTAAAGGACTAACTACCAaggttgtacacagtattcttttCAGCAGAAAAAGTTATCAGCTTTAACTATCTAGTCTGTCAACTAGATTTTTCTCAGTAAATTTGTTTTTGCCACATCATTGTGATTTTAACCGATAATTggtgtatttggggggggggggggggaaagaggtcaagcttcagctcatccaaaactttgctgccagtatcctatcccgcaccaagtcctgcttgcccatcagccctgacctacaatggcaaccagcacctcaaatttaaaattctcatccatgtgttcaacttccccatggactcacccctccctccttccaATCCTCCCCAGGTGTATTCCCCTATTCTTTCACCTCACCActtgtggccgtgccttcagccgcctcagACCCACattcgaattccctccctaaatccctctgctccttaaAACTCACATCTTTGACCAAACTGTTGTTTACACTTCTAATTTATCCTTTAGCTTGATGTTAGTTTTTCCTATGTAATAAAGCTATTTATAGGTTCAAAACTTGCATCAAATTACGAGGTGTCTATCTAGCCCACAGTCGTGTAATGGCATCCAATACTCTGTACACCGGCTACTGGAAGTAAGAGTCCACAGTTACAATCCCTGGGTCACGTTCTGGTTTATCTTGATATTGGGAGAAAAAGGTGCTCTGATTTGATGAGGTCCACTTATGGAAGTAACCAGTGACATTAAACCCAACAAAAATATCTACCCAAAAACTCTGACATTTAACATTTGCAAGGTATCAGTTTTTCTTCCATTAAAATACTGCACTCCCTGTACTTCCCGTAAATAAAGTTATTTTAAAGCCACCTGCATGCAACCTATCATTGTACATCACTGCTCCTTTACCCTGTGCCCAGTGCTGCATAACCTTGGTTCCCCTGCAGGAGAAGCAATTACACTGACTATACCTGTAGTGCACCAATCGCAGCACTCTGAAATCTCAGATCAGTCTTGAAATCCTGTGCAATCTCACGCACCAgacgctggaagggcagtttgcgaaTCAGCAATTCTGTGGATTTCTGATATCGTCTAATTTCTCTCAGAGCAACAGTACCAGGCCTGAAAAGAGCAGAACAGTTAGATTACTGAATCAGACAATGGCGCAATTTTAAGAGTTTACCTATTTGCCCTGAGGAAATTCTCTAATCTCTAATTtgatggagggacagagagatgcCAAACAGCAAAAAACAAatcactgcagatgctggaaacacaggtcaggcagcatctgagagaAAGGTAGGGTTAACATTCATTTGGACGAATGGTCCTAAGACACGGTCCGTTAACCCTACTGTCCTCTCCATACTTGCTGCTTGACCAGCTGATTTCCaaaaatttctgtttttatttcagatgtcaAACAGATCAGCCTACCAACTGCAACATGTTACAAGTCGCACACATTTCAAAAAAATAGGTGGCCACCACAATTTTGACTAGCACACCATCTCTGCAGATAGGACGCTAAATAAAATTATACAGCTTGGCATAAAAGCAAAAATCCATATGATCCTGTCAGAGGTTGGCATGAAGTATACCCATCACCAAGATGAAGAAAGCAAATGGTGTGCCTCAACACAACTAAGGCACTAAAAATGAAAACACTAACAAACATCCTGCTGAGCCTCCAATAGAAGAAACACAAACAAGCAGCATGCTGCCAGAGGGAAAAACAGAACAGGATTCGATGACAACATATACCACCTGAGCCTCAACCTCCTACAGATCACCtcagtggaaaaaaaaattcatgagCAACACCAACCTAGTGCATTAACTGTACCCATCCCACCCTCAATACCTGTAGCGATGGGgtttcttcactccaccagtagATGGTGCACTCTTCCTTGCTGCTTTCGTTGCCAGTTGTTTCCTGGGTGCTTTGCCTCCTGTGGACTTACGGGCTGTCTGTTTTGTTCGAGCCATGTTGCCTCAAGCTGGGGATGGGATAGTAAGAAGCACATTAGGACAGCTcattttttcttccttcctctgcCAGCATAACAAACGCAACAAAAAAAGTAAACCAAGtgcagaaataaaaagaaaagaccTACAGGATGCCCAGTGGGAAGGGTGGGTGGGAAacgaggggggtgggtgggaaacgaggggggtgggtgggaaacgaggggggtgggtgggaaacgagggggggtgggtgggaaacgaggggggtgggtgggaaacgaggggggtgggtgggaaacgaggggggtgggtgggaaacgagggggggtgggtgggaaacgaggggggtgggtggaaacgaggggggtgggtggaaacgaggggggtgggtggaaacgaggggggtgggtggaaacgaggggggtgggtggaaacgaggggggtgggtggaaacgaggggggtgggtggaaacGAGGGGGTGGATGGAAACGAGGGGGGTGGATGGAAACGAGGGGGGTGGATGGAAACGAGGGGGGTGGATGGAAACGAGGGGGGTGGATGGAAACGAGGGGGGTGGATGGAAACGAGGGGGGTGGATGGAAACGAGGGGGGTGGATGGAAACGAGGGGGGTGGATGGAAAGAGGAGAAGGGGGGAACGAGGGGGGGTGGatggaaagaggaggggggggaacgagggggggtggatggaaagaggagggggggaacgagggggggtggatggaaagaggagggggggaacgagggggggtggatggaaagaggaggaggggaacgagggggggtggatggaaagaggaggaggggaacgAGGGGGGTGgatggaaagaggaggaggggaacgAGGGGGGTGgatggaaagaggaggaggggggaacgaggggggtggatggaaagaggaggaggggggaacgagggggggtggctggaaagaggaggaggggggaatgaggggggtggctggaaagaggaggaggggggaatgagggggggtggctggaaagaggaggagggggggaatgagggggggtggatggaaagaggaggaggggtgaaCGAGGGGGGGTGgatggaaagaggaggagggggaacgaggggggggtggatggaaagaggaggagggggaacgaggggggtggatggaaagaggaggaggggaacgAGGGGGGTGgatggaaagaggaggaggggaacgAGGGGGGTGgatggaaagaggaggagggaacgaggggGGTGgatggaaagaggaggaggggggaacgagggggggtggctggaaagaggaggaggggggaatgaggggggtggctggaaagaggaggaggggggaatgagggggggtggctggaaagaggaggaggggggaatgagggggggtggatggaaagaggaggagggggtgaacgAGGGGGGGTGgatggaaagaggaggaggggggaacgagggggggtggatggaaagaggaggagggggaacgaggggggtggatggaaagaggaggagggggaacgaggggaggaggagggggaacgagggggggtggatggaaagaggaggaggaggaacgagggggggtggatggaaagaggaggaggaggaacgagggGGGTGgatggaaagaggaggagggggaacgagagggggtggaaagaggaggaggaacgagaggggtggaaagaggagggggaacgagggggggtggaagaggagggggaacgagggggggtggaaagaggagggggaacgagggggggtggaaagaggagggggaacgagggggggtggaaagaggagggggaacgagggggggtggaaagaggagggggaacgaggggggtggaacgagggggggtggaaagaggagggggaacgagggggggaacgagggggggtggaaagaggagggggaacgagggggggtggaaagaggagggggaacgagggggggtggaaagaggagggggaacgagagggggtggaaagaggaggaggaacgagagggggtggaaagaggaggaggaacgagaggggtggaaagaggagggggaacgagggggggtggaaagaggagggggaacgagggggggtggaaagaggagggggaacgagggggggtggaaagaggagggggaacgaggggggggtggaaagaggagggggaacgagggggggtggaaagaggagggggaacgaggggggtggaaagaggaggggaacgaggggggtggaaagaggaggggaacgaggggggtggaaagaggaggggaacgaggggggtggaaagaggaggggggaacgagggggggtggaaagaggagggggaacgagggggggtggaaagaggagggggaacgagggggggtggaaagaggagggggaacgagggggggtggaaagaggagggggaacgagggggggtggaaagaggagggggaaccaggggggggtggaaagaggagggggagggggaacgagggggggtggaaagaggaggggaacgagggggggtggaaagaggagggggaacgaggggggtggaaagaggagggggaacgagggggggtggaaagaggagggggaacgaggggggtggaaagaggagggggaacgagggggggtggaaagaggaggggaacgagggggggtggaaagaggagggggaacgaggggaggtggaaagaggagggggaacgagggggggtggaaagaggagggggaacgagggggggtggaaagaggagggggaacgagggggggtgggaacgagggggggtggaaagaggagggggaacgagggggggtggaaagaggagggggaaccaggggggggtggaaagaggagggggagggggaacgaggggggtggaaagaggaggaggggaacgagggggggtggaaagaggaggagggggaacgagggggggtggaaagaggaggagggggaacgagggggggtggaagaggaggagggaggggggtggaaagaggaggaggagggggaacgagaggggggtggaaagaggagggagaacgagggggggtggaaagaggagggagaacgagggggggttggaaagaggaggaggagggggaacgagagggggtggaaagaggaggaggaggagggggaacgagggggggtggaaagaggaggaggagggggaacgaggggggggggtggaaagaggaggaggaggggaacgagggggggtggaagaggaggaggaggggaggggaacgaggggggggtggaaagaggagggggaacgagggggggtggaaagaggaggagggggaacgaggggggggtggaaagaggaggagggggaacgagggggggtggaaagaggaggagggggaacgagggggggtggaaagaggaggagggggaacgagggggggggtggaaagaggaggaggggagggggagtcttcACAGGGCTTCCCCTCTCTCCCGGTAAAGTCCTCTCCTCTCCGGGTTGCCGTTACCTTTGTCCCGAGCCGTGCCGGACAAAGGCTCTGTaaactcccctcccccgcccgccatTTTGTGCCAAGCTGCCAATCCCGCTGCAGCTGATCCCGGCTGAAGGCTAAAGATCGCGGCCCCATTTTGATAATCAAACCGAGCCGATCTACGGCCGAAGCGAAACCAGTCCGATCGCAGCCACGGAAACGGCAACCAGCCGAAAAATCATCGCACCCTACGCGAGCCGCCGACCCAGTCagtggcgggcgggcgggcgggcggcctACCTCCCCAGCCCGAGTCCCGAGGCCGCACTCACCTTCTTCCAGTAACCTCTCCCTTCGCTCTAAGTCGCTATACTCCGCGAGCCGAGGCCGATCGTGCCGTTTATACCCGCGGCGTACCGGCGCGCTGACGTCATCTTCGCCCACATCACCTCCCTGGGGGACAATCCCTGCTCCGATTGGCTAGAAGTCGCGCTTTTGATTGGTCTTTAGAATCGCATTGCCATAGGTCCATTCTCTCAAAACGAGCCAATCAACGGGAGGGAAAATACCGCTTTCTGATTGGTCTATTTTAACGCAAAACGCAAATTTCGATCCTCTGGCTGGCACCAAGGTCNNNNNNNNNNNNNNNNNNNNNNNNNNNNNNNNNNNNNNNNNNNNNNNNNNNNNNNNNNNNNNNNNNNNNNNNNNNNNNNNNNNNNNNNNNNNNNNNNNNNNNNNNNNNNNNNNNNNNNNNNNNNNNNNNNNNNNNNNNNNNNNNNNNNNNNNNNNNNNNNNNNNNNNNNNNNNNNNNNNNNNNNNNNNNNNNNNNNNNNNtggggaggaggagggggaacgagggggggtggatggaaagaggaggaggaggaacgaggggggggtggatggaaagaggaggaggagggaacgaggggGGTGgatggaaagaggaggagggggaacgagagggggtggaaagaggaggaggaacgaggggggtggaaagagggaggggggaacgagggggggtggaaagaggagggggaacgaggggggggtggaaagaggagggggaacgagggggggtggaaagaggagggggaacgagggggggggtggaaagaggagggggaacgagggggggtggaaagaggagggggaacgAGGGGGGTGGAAGAAGGAGGGGGGacggggggtggaaagaggagggggaacgagggggggaacgagggggggtggaaagaggagggggaacgagggggggtggaaagaggagggggaacgaggggggtggaaagaggagggggaacgagagggggtggaaagaggaggaggaacgagagggggtggaaagaggaggaggaacgagaggggtggaagaggagggggaacgagggggggtggaaagaggagggggaacgaggggggggtggaaagaggagggggaacgagggggggtggaaagaggagggggaacgagggggggtggaaagaggagggggaacgagggggggtggaaagaggagggggaacgagggggggtggaaagaggaggggaacgaggggggtggaaagaggaggggaacgaggggggtggaaagaggagggggaacgagggggggtggaaagaggagggggaacgagggggggtggaaagaggagggggaacgagggggggtggaaagaggagggggaacgagggggggggtggaaagaggagggggaacgagggggggtggaaagaggaggggggaacgaggggggggtggaaagaggaggggaaggggaggacgaggggggggtggaaagaggagggggagggggaacgagggggggtggaaagaggaggggaacgagggggggtggaaagaggagggggaacgagggggggtggaaagaggagggggaacgagggggggtggaaagaggagggggaacgagggggggtggaaagaggagggggaacgagggggggtggaaagaggagggggaacgagggggggtggaaagaggagggggaacgaggggaggtggaaagaggagggggaacgaggggggggtggaaagaggaggggggaacgaggggg
The nucleotide sequence above comes from Heptranchias perlo isolate sHepPer1 chromosome 23, sHepPer1.hap1, whole genome shotgun sequence. Encoded proteins:
- the LOC137341285 gene encoding histone H3.3A; the protein is MARTKQTARKSTGGKAPRKQLATKAARKSAPSTGGVKKPHRYRPGTVALREIRRYQKSTELLIRKLPFQRLVREIAQDFKTDLRFQSAAIGALQEASEAYLVGLFEDTNLCAIHAKRVTIMPKDIQLARRIRGERA